CCCACCGCTTACGGCGAGGAGGACGACTGCGAACATGACGACGCGACGGACAGTGGTGGGTCGGACAACGCGGGAAACGCGGCGACTGGTGTGCGCGATGCGCTGGGATACACGTCTCCGAAGCGGTGGGAGTAGTTCGTCTATCGGCGCGTCGAGGTGATAGTCACAGAGGCGGTTCGCCTCCTCGCGGTCGAGGGCGTACAGGAGCATCTCGGCCAGTGCAGTGGAATCGACGTGGCGGGAACCGTGGGTTTCGGCGAGTGCTCGCCCACGACGGTCGTTCCCGAGCGAGACGACGACGTCGACACCGTCGCCACCATCGGTCCGGTACTTCGGTGTGGATACTGCGTGGGTCCACCGCCCACAAACGGGTGCGAGAACAGTCGTGTGACCGTGTCGCGTCGCGACGACGACGCCTTCACCGATTGTGGTTTCGTACCCACGAGCGCGCCACACCGCTGCAACGAATGCGAGACTGCGCTGTGAATCGAGTCGTTCGAGGTGGGAGACGAGGAGTGCCCGCCGTCGACTCGCCGGACCACCGGATATCATAGCTCTTGGTGTGACCAGAATCCCCAACCGTCATAGGTGCTTTTGCGGTCGAACTGACGAGTTCCGGGTGAGTGTCGCACGTTCACGCGAGCGGTCAGACGACCACACTGTAGACGGCTTCGAGTTGGTTCGCGACACCGAGGACGTCGAAGACGATGAGGAGATAGTACAGGCTGACGACGAGCATGACCGCACCCGTCACCCGATTGATGCTGGTGCTGTGGCGAGCGAACCATCGGGTGACCTGCCTACTGTACCGTTCTGAGACTAGCGAGAACGCGAGTAACGGCGCTCCGATACCCAGCCCGAACGCGAAGAACCCGAGGATGCTCTCTGCTGCCGTGTCGAACAGGACTGGAACGCGGGCGAAGAACAGCGCGATGAACCCCGGGTTGCACGGCAGGACGATGGCACCGAAGAAGAACCCGTAAGAGAACGCGGAGAGCGCCGGATGTCGTGTCTCTGGAGGGTCGATAGTCGGGATGCGAGCGAATAGCTTCGCGTCCGCGAGGAGCGCGAGGCTCACGACGAACAGGATGCCGAACGCGACTGGCGAGACGATTTCGACGACTGCAGTGAGCGAGATCTCGAGGAAGAGCGAGAAGACGACTCCCACGACGAGCATGAACGAGACGGCGCCGAGCGTGACCAGCAGACCGAGGGCGGCAATCGGGAGGCCACCGTCACCGTCGCCGTGTGAACTCTGTCGGGCGAGATACGCGAGAAAACCGGGATACAAAGGCAATGCACACGCCGCGGTCAGTGGTGTGCCGACGCCGAGGAGGAAGAGTTCGAACAGTTGTAGCCCGAAGTTCATCGACACTCGTCGACTTGTGCACGGAGATACTCCGTCGACTTGAACCCGTTTTTGATTCGGGTTGCGGTGCCGTCGGGGCAGACTCGGAGCATCGGAACGGTGGGTGCGCTGGCCATCGACGACCCGAACTCGTCGGTGAGGCTCTTGGTCACCGGTTCCGGGGAGACTGCGTATCGCCAGTCGAAGCCGTGACGCTCGGCGTGTTCGCGGACCTTCTGTGCGTCTTCGTTCGGGTCGATGTCGAGGGCGACGGTCAGAACGTCGTCACCGACGGCCTCGTGGAAATTTATCATCTCCTTTTGCTGACTCAGGCAGTTCGAACACCACACTGCGAACGTCTCAACAAGGACGGGCCGGTCGACGAGTTCTTCGATGGTGAACGTCTCTCCCGTCAGTACGTCGGCGAGTTCGGTGGTGTACCACACGCGGTCGCCACCCGACCCGCCGGTGTCGCCTGAACTGTCGCCGCCGGAGGCCGCGCCGCCAGTCGCCCCGCCTCCACCACCGAGGCATCCAGCGAGGCCGACACTGCCGACGCCAGCGAGACGGAGGAAATTCCGCCGGGTCCATTCGCTTCGCTCACTTCCCCGACGACTTCCCACTCGCTCGTGGGAATCCCGTCGGGTCCGTCCGGCCGTCGGTCCCACTCCTCCGACGACTCCCCGCTCGTTTCCTTCACGGGACCCCCCGCGGGGCGGTGTATTAGTCATTACATTGTAAGAAGCCCATCGAAGCTTAACTCGGCCGCGGTTGGACGGAGTAAACGCACAACCGATGCTGGCCGGGTGATTCTCACGAACATCGGCGGACGCGTCCTCGCTTCAATCACTCGGTCGGACGTGTCTCGCCTGCTGTGAAGGTAACCGAAGTTCGTCCAGTCCAGGAAGGTGTTCGATGTTGTAGACGACTTTGACCTCGTCCGTCGTCGGGACACTGATACAGGAGAGTCTGATGCCGTAGTCCATCATCTCCGACGAGAGGATGTGGTTCGCGGGCATCTCCATGTCGCCTTCGACGACGGCGACGGCGCAGTTCGCACACGCACCCCCACGGCACGCGTACGGCCAGTTGTGCCCGTCTTCTTCGGCCGCTTTGAGGAGACACGTTCGAGGTTCGACGACGACTGTTCCGTACGAGGCGGTGTCGAGTCCGGCGTCCGCTGCCTTCTCGAACAAATCCTCGTCGGTCAGTTGCCAAGAGTTGTCGTCGAGAACGTCGTAATCGAGATACTCGACACGAGTCCCCTCCTGTCGGGGCTTCGGTTCGGGGTCGGTGTCACCACCGGAGTAACCCGGCCGTTCCACGTCGCGCGCACGGTCTCCGTCTCGGTCTCCGAGTGAGTAGCCTGTTCGAATCTCTTCGTACGCCTCACGAACCAGTTGGAACTCGTCTGCAGACCCGCCGTGGTCGGGATGTGCTTCTTTCACCCGTTGGCGGTACGCTTGGATGACGTCCGCTTCGTCTGCATCCGGGTCGATTTGGAGGATATCGAACGGGGTGTCCACACCCGGGCTAGTAGGAAGTAGAGAGCATAAATCCACGGCTACTGGAGGTCTTCGAGTGAACTACTGCCGGAGGGTTCGTGAGCCGCCGCGGGATGGCAAGAAGAGACAGACACAGGCCGCAAGCACGTTCGCTGTGGTCTGGTGGAGTAGCGGAGACGCGGCGGTTCGGCCACTCGTTGCTATTCTTCGTCGTTTTCTCTACTCCTCGTCGTCTTCTGTGTCCGAGTGTTCCGCTTCGGTTTCGTCCCTCGTCTCCAGAATATCGTCTTCCGAATCGAACTCTTCGCGGTCTTCCCCGAATTCGACGGCAAAGACCGTCCGGAGAACGACCACGAGGTTGTTCTTCGTCCCACGACCCCAGATTGCAACCTCGACGGTTTCGGTATCACTGATTGGTCGGTCGACGCTGACGAGCGTGACCTCGTCGTCGACGAGTAAGAGCCGAGAGATGTGTGACCCAGACCACGACCAGAGTGTTTCGACGACGTTGGAGTCGACGGTATCGGTGTCCCTGACCTCGTCTGTGACGCCGGCGAGGTGGATGTCTACACCTCGTTCTTCTGCGCTGGTCAGCGCATCGGTGATGTCCTCGGTCAGCAACGTCTCGTCGCTCATCAACACGACCTCTGCGTTCGCGTCGTCGACGAACTCGGTGATTCGTCGGTCGATGTTCTCTCTCCCGGTGACTGTCCAGACGCCAATCTGTTCGGTCATCGACTCGGTGGGATTCAGTCGCTCCAGCGACACCGAGAGTTCCTCCGTGAGGTCTTCGTACTTCACGGCGAACTTCCGAATCGTCGTCTCGCGAGAGACGGGAATGAACTCCTTCGGTGTACCGTACCGAATATCGACGAGCCCCATCTCGTGGAGGGATTCGACCGCGTCGTACACCCGTGAGCGGGGGACTTCGACGACGTCGCTCACCTCCCGTGCGCTTCCCCTTCCCAACCGGAGAAGCCCGACGAACGTCCGTGCCTCGTAATCGGTCAACGAGAGGCTCGTCAAGAGCTCTATCGCTCTATCTTCTGTCCGCTCACGGTCGAACGACACCATGCGAAACCTACGCAGTGTCGAATATTCAATGTGTTCTCACCGACGGGTTGACACCCGTCGTCAACATCGGGTCCACGTCTCGACAATCTACTCGTTGTTATCGAATACATGCTGTTGTTTCAATCGAACTCTTACTACCCGCTTATTTGCTCGAAGTTCGTTGACTGTTCTATGAGCACGAAAGGGTCTCCCAAGAGTTTCCACGTCTCTACCGACGAGGTATTCGAACTCCTCGGTGAGAAGCGTCGACGGGACCTCCTCACTGTGCTCTGTTCTCAAACTAGCCCGGTCACGCTTTTCGCCCTCGCAAGTGAACTCTCACGGTGCGACGAGGATAACGATGGTCTCGTCGACGAAGAGATCGTGGTGATGCTGCACCACGTCGACCTTCCGAAACTCGACGATGCAGATTTGCTCACGTACGACAACTCGCTTCAACTCGTGATGTTCGACTCCTTGGCAGCAGGCGTTGGTTCAGCGGTCGAGGAAATCGAATCGGCGCTTCGGCCAGTGCGTGACGCCATCTAGTTCAGTTACGTTGTCGGTGGTCGACCGCATTTGACGCGCCTCTGTTCGTCGGTGGGGTCTGTGTGTCCCAACAACAATCTTGATGATTAATTAGCACGAACTAGTGGGCGGTGTATTCGAATGAAGACGACACAAGAGGTGCTCGACCGGCACCTCGCTTTGTTTGGTGAAGGGGATATGGATGGGATACTGGCCGATTACGACGATTCGTCGATTATCATCACACCCGAACGGACGTATCGTGGCCTCGACGAGATACCATGGTTCTTCGAGGGATTGTTCGCTGATTTCGGGCAAGAAGGTGCCGTCGCGAACATCGACCTCCAGAAAGTCGAAGGCGACATCGCCTACATCACCTGGTCCGGTGAGACGCCAGACAAGGTCTACGAGTTCTGTACAGACACGTTCGTCGTCCAAGACGGCGTCATCACGACCCAGACGTACGGAGGAAAAATCGAATCCAAGTAGGTCGAACCCACAGAACCGTGGACACGACTGGCCGACGTAGTTGCGACCAGTCTCTTCGCTTCGACAGAGCCGAGTCAACTAGATAGACCGATATTTCGAGACGCTGAGCAGCGTCGATTCTCCGGATACAGAGCGTCCGGCACCAATCTATATCTCCCTCGAAGGTGTCTAGAATGATATCAATTGGAGACCTGAAACGAAATGAGAGAGCTCCTGACGATGTGGCGGGACGTTCGCATGGTCGTGCTCACGGTGGTCATCGCAGCGGTGTATATGGCCGCGCTCATCCCGTTCAAGGGATTCGTCATCGTCCCCGGGTTCACCGAAGTTCGACCGGCGAACGTCCTCCCGGTCGCACTGGGCTTGCTGTTCGGACCGGCGACTGCGTGGGGGGCGGCGTTCGGAAATCTATTCAGCGACGCGTTTGGAGGGACGCTCACTGTCGGTAGCGTGTTCGGGTTCGTCGGAAACTTCTTCAGTGGCTTCGTGGCGTACAAACTCTGGGGGCACCTGGGTCGACTCTCGTCCCACGAGAAACCCAACATGCGGTCGCTCCCGCAACTCGTCGAGTTCGTCGTTATCTCGTTCGTGTCGGCAGCGGGCACTGCAGCAATCATCGCGTGGGGGGTCGACCTCCTGGGACTGTTTCCGTTCTCTGTGTTCGCGCTCATCATCTCGGTCAACAATTTCCTCGCCGCTGCAGTCATCGGTCCACCAATCCTGTATCTGCTGTACCCCCGAATCGAGGAAGCTGGGCTTCTCTACACAGAGATTATGGACGAGACGCTCATGCCGGACGTTCCTGCGCAGCGCCGGGATGTCGCGGCCATGGGGCTCGCGGGAGTCTGTACCGTCTGGCTGGTCGGCGGTATCGTCATCGGTGTCGCTGTCGTGGGCGTTCCCTTCGGCATCCCGGACGCTGGCATCCAGCTGGGGACTGGTGGCTCGATGCTCCAAGCGGTGTTCGGTGCGGTCGCGTTTATCCTCCTCCTCGGGTTCAGTGCCTTCGCAGGAGGATGGCAACCGGGGAACTCAGCCACAGGCGACCCACCGCCTACGGGTCGAAGCGACTGACCGATGCCGAACACCTGAACTCCGAACTACAACGACCGTCGTTCGCCTCTCCGAAGGCCTGCGCACTACCCTTAATCTCACCGATAGCCTAGCTGAAGCATGAGTATCCTCCACTGTGACCGCTGTGGCGCCCTCTTCGAGACCGACGAGCGATTCATGACCGCAAACGTTCACGTCATCACCAACGACGATCGCGAGACACTCCATCAGGTGTTACTCTGTCACTCGTGTATCCGGGACGTCGAAGACTCGCTCACACTCGAGACGACTATTTTCGAGCACACGTGACGTTGCCTCCGAAGGCTGACAACCTCTGTCAGTTGTGTGTGCAATAAACACATACCGTGAAATGGTGAAATATAGTTAATATTTAACCGAGCGAAGTATCTACCGCGTTTCGGGTCTACGCGACTGCACAGGGGGCGAAAAGGCGTGTCACAGTACAGGAGTCCGTTTCGGGGGGTGTTGAAGCGACCGCC
The genomic region above belongs to Haloferax marinisediminis and contains:
- a CDS encoding cytochrome c biogenesis protein CcdA, with amino-acid sequence MNFGLQLFELFLLGVGTPLTAACALPLYPGFLAYLARQSSHGDGDGGLPIAALGLLVTLGAVSFMLVVGVVFSLFLEISLTAVVEIVSPVAFGILFVVSLALLADAKLFARIPTIDPPETRHPALSAFSYGFFFGAIVLPCNPGFIALFFARVPVLFDTAAESILGFFAFGLGIGAPLLAFSLVSERYSRQVTRWFARHSTSINRVTGAVMLVVSLYYLLIVFDVLGVANQLEAVYSVVV
- a CDS encoding TlpA family protein disulfide reductase; translated protein: MTNTPPRGGSREGNERGVVGGVGPTAGRTRRDSHERVGSRRGSERSEWTRRNFLRLAGVGSVGLAGCLGGGGGATGGAASGGDSSGDTGGSGGDRVWYTTELADVLTGETFTIEELVDRPVLVETFAVWCSNCLSQQKEMINFHEAVGDDVLTVALDIDPNEDAQKVREHAERHGFDWRYAVSPEPVTKSLTDEFGSSMASAPTVPMLRVCPDGTATRIKNGFKSTEYLRAQVDECR
- the fer gene encoding ferredoxin Fer, encoding MDTPFDILQIDPDADEADVIQAYRQRVKEAHPDHGGSADEFQLVREAYEEIRTGYSLGDRDGDRARDVERPGYSGGDTDPEPKPRQEGTRVEYLDYDVLDDNSWQLTDEDLFEKAADAGLDTASYGTVVVEPRTCLLKAAEEDGHNWPYACRGGACANCAVAVVEGDMEMPANHILSSEMMDYGIRLSCISVPTTDEVKVVYNIEHLPGLDELRLPSQQARHVRPSD
- a CDS encoding TrmB family transcriptional regulator gives rise to the protein MVSFDRERTEDRAIELLTSLSLTDYEARTFVGLLRLGRGSAREVSDVVEVPRSRVYDAVESLHEMGLVDIRYGTPKEFIPVSRETTIRKFAVKYEDLTEELSVSLERLNPTESMTEQIGVWTVTGRENIDRRITEFVDDANAEVVLMSDETLLTEDITDALTSAEERGVDIHLAGVTDEVRDTDTVDSNVVETLWSWSGSHISRLLLVDDEVTLVSVDRPISDTETVEVAIWGRGTKNNLVVVLRTVFAVEFGEDREEFDSEDDILETRDETEAEHSDTEDDEE
- a CDS encoding DUF7344 domain-containing protein, encoding MSTKGSPKSFHVSTDEVFELLGEKRRRDLLTVLCSQTSPVTLFALASELSRCDEDNDGLVDEEIVVMLHHVDLPKLDDADLLTYDNSLQLVMFDSLAAGVGSAVEEIESALRPVRDAI
- a CDS encoding nuclear transport factor 2 family protein → MKTTQEVLDRHLALFGEGDMDGILADYDDSSIIITPERTYRGLDEIPWFFEGLFADFGQEGAVANIDLQKVEGDIAYITWSGETPDKVYEFCTDTFVVQDGVITTQTYGGKIESK
- a CDS encoding QueT transporter family protein, with product MVVLTVVIAAVYMAALIPFKGFVIVPGFTEVRPANVLPVALGLLFGPATAWGAAFGNLFSDAFGGTLTVGSVFGFVGNFFSGFVAYKLWGHLGRLSSHEKPNMRSLPQLVEFVVISFVSAAGTAAIIAWGVDLLGLFPFSVFALIISVNNFLAAAVIGPPILYLLYPRIEEAGLLYTEIMDETLMPDVPAQRRDVAAMGLAGVCTVWLVGGIVIGVAVVGVPFGIPDAGIQLGTGGSMLQAVFGAVAFILLLGFSAFAGGWQPGNSATGDPPPTGRSD